Proteins from a single region of Oryza brachyantha chromosome 6, ObraRS2, whole genome shotgun sequence:
- the LOC102709287 gene encoding auxin response factor 19, whose translation MMKQAQPQQQQPPVTASSTVTATAAAVTSAMAAAAAVGSGCEGEKKAPAINSELWHACAGPLVSLPPAGSLVVYFPQGHSEQVAASMQKDVDAHVPSYPNLPSKLICLLHNVTLHADPETDEVYAQMTLQPVTSYGKEALQLSELALKQARPQTEFFCKTLTASDTSTHGGFSVPRRAAEKIFPPLDFSMQPPAQELQARDLHDNVWTFRHIYRGQPKRHLLTTGWSLFVSGKRLFAGDSVIFVRDEKQQLLLGIRRANRQPTNISSSVLSSDSMHIGILAAAAHAAANNSPFTIFYNPRASPTEFVIPFAKYQKAVYGNQISLGMRFRMMFETEELGTRRYMGTITGISDLDPVRWKNSQWRNLQVGWDESAAGERRNRVSIWEIEPVAAPFFICPPPFFGAKRPRQLDDESSEMENLLKRAMPWLGEEICIKDPQTQNTIMPGLSLVQWMNMNMQQSSSFANTAMQSDYLRSLSNPNMQNLGAADLSRQLCLQNQLLQQNNIQFNTPKLSQQMQPVNELSKATIPLNQLGVSTKPQEQIHDASNLARQQPSMNHILPLSQAQASFGQAQVLVQNQMQQQHASSTQGQQPTTSQPLLLPQQQQQQQQQQKLLQQQQQQQQLLLQQQQLQQQQQLNKVPSQLPSLANQQLQLSDQQLQLQLLQKLQQQQQSLLSQPGVTLAQLPLIQEQQKLLLDMQQQLSNSQTLPQQQMMPQQSTRVPSQNASLPPPVQQEPQQKLLQKQAMLADTSEAAVPLTTSANVISTMGSPLMTAGATHSVLTEEIPSCSTSPSTANGGHLLQPILGRNKHCSMINTEKVPQPAAPMSVPSSLEAVTATPRMIKESPKLNQNVKQTVVASKLANAGAGSQNYVNNPPPTDYLETASSATSVWLSQNDGLLHPNFPMSNFSQPQMFKDAPPETEIHPPNTSNNALFGINSDGQLGFPMGTDDFLSNGIDAAKYENHISTEIDNGYRIPKDAQQEISSSMVSQSFGASDMAFNSIDSALNDGGFLNRSSWPPAPPLKRMRTFTKVYKRGAVGRSIDISQFSGYDELKHALARMFSIEGQLEERQRIGWKLVYKDHEDDILLLGDDPWEEFVGCVRCIRILSPQEVQQMSLEGCDLGNNSIPPNQACSSSDGGNAWRARCDQNSGNPSNGSYEQFE comes from the exons ATGATGAAGCAggcgcagccgcagcagcagcagccgccggtGACGGCGAGTTCTActgtgacggcgacggcggcggcggtgaccagTGCGATGGCGGCCGCTGCGGCGGTGGGGAGCGGGTGCGAAG GGGAGAAGAAGGCGCCGGCGATCAATTCGGAGCTGTGGCACGCCTGCGCCGGGCCGCTGgtgtcgctgccgccggcgggcAGCCTCGTCGTCTACTTCCCGCAGGGCCACAGCGAGCAG GTTGCAGCCTCTATGCAGAAGGATGTCGATGCGCATGTTCCAAGCTACCCAAATCTTCCTTCGAAATTGATTTGCCTTCTGCATAATGTCACTTTACAT GCGGACCCAGAAACTGATGAAGTGTATGCGCAAATGACTCTTCAGCCAGTTACTTCA TATGGGAAGGAGGCCCTGCAATTATCAGAGCTTGCACTCAAACAGGCAAGACCACAGACAGAATTCTTCTGCAAGACACTGACTGCAAGTGATACAAGTACTCATGGAGGCTTCTCTGTGCCTCGCCGAGCTGCAGAAAAGATATTTCCACCACTG GACTTCTCAATGCAACCACCTGCACAAGAGCTACAAGCCAGGGATTTGCATGACAATGTGTGGACGTTCCGTCACATATATCGGG GTCAGCCAAAACGTCATCTGCTTACCACTGGCTGGAGTCTATTTGTAAGTGGCAAGAGGTTATTTGCCGGAGATTCTGTCATTTTTGTTAG ggaTGAAAAACAGCAACTTCTATTAGGAATCAGGCGTGCTAACCGACAGCCAACTAACATATCATCATCTGTCCTTTCAAGTGACAGCATGCATATAGGGATTCTTGCTGCTGCAGCCCATGCTGCTGCCAATAATAGCCCATTTACCATCTTTTATAATCCTAG GGCGAGTCCTACTGAATTTGTTATCCCATTTGCTAAGTATCAGAAGGCAGTCTATGGTAATCAAATATCTTTAGGAATGCGCTTCCGCATGATGTTTGAGACTGAGGAATTAGGAACACgaag ATATATGGGAACAATAACTGGCATAAGTGATCTAGATCCAGTAAGATGGAAAAACTCGCAGTGGCGCAACTTACAG GTTGGTTGGGATGAATCTGCAGCTGGTGAAAGGCGAAATAGGGTTTCTATCTGGGAGATTGAACCGGTTGCTGCTCCATTTTTCATATGTCCTCCACCATTTTTTGGTGCGAAGCGGCCCAGGCAATTAG ACGATGAGTCCTCAGAGATGGAGAATCTGTTAAAGCGGGCTATGCCTTGGCTTGGTGAGGAAATATGCATAAAGGATCCTCAGACTCAGAATACCATAATGCCTGGGCTGAGCTTGGTTCAGTGGATGAACATGAACATGCAGCAGAGCTCCTCATTTGCAAACACAGCCATGCAGTCTGACTACCTGCGATCGTTGAGCAACCCCAACATGCAAAATCTTGGTGCTGCTGATCTCTCTAGGCAGTTGTGCCTGCAGAACCAGCTTCTTCAACAGAACAACATACAATTTAATACTCCCAAACTCTCTCAGCAAATGCAGCCAGTCAATGAGTTATCAAAGGCAACCATTCCATTGAATCAGCTTGGTGTGAGCACCAAACCTCAGGAACAGATTCATGATGCTAGCAACCTTGCGAGGCAACAACCTTCCATGAACCATATACTTCCCTTGAGCCAAGCTCAAGCAAGTTTTGGCCAAGCTCAGGTCCTTGTCCAGAATcaaatgcaacagcaacatgCATCTTCAACTCAAGGTCAACAACCAACTACCAGCCAGCCTTTGCTTTTGccccagcaacagcagcagcagcagcaacaacaaaaattgctacagcagcaacagcaacagcaacagcttTTGCTTCAGCAACAGCAGttacagcaacagcagcagctaaATAAGGTGCCTTCTCAATTGCCAAGTCTGGCAAATCAGCAGTTGCAGCTATCTGATCAACAGCTTCAGCTGCAACTGTTACAAAAACtacaacaacaacagcagTCATTACTTTCACAACCTGGAGTTACCCTTGCACAATTACCTCTAATCCAAGAACAGCAGAAGTTGCTTCTGGATATGCAACAGCAGCTGTCGAACTCCCAAACCCTTCCCCAACAACAAATGATGCCTCAACAAAGTACCAGGGTTCCATCACAGAACGCATCACTGCCACCGCCTGTCCAACAAGAGCCACAGCAGAAGCTTCTACAGAAGCAAGCCATGCTGGCAGACACATCAGAAGCTGCTGTTCCACTGACCACATCAGCCAACGTCATTTCAACAATGGGAAGTCCTTTGATGACGGCTGGTGCTACTCATTCTGTACTTACAGAAGAAATCCCTTCTTGCTCAACATCACCCTCCACAGCTAATGGTGGTCACCTTCTTCAACCAATACTTGGTAGGAACAAACATTGTAGCATGATCAACACAGAGAAGGTTCCTCAGCCTGCTGCTCCGATGTCAGTTCCAAGCTCCCTTGAAGCTGTCACAGCAACCCCGAGAATGATAAAGGAATCGCCAAAGTTAAACCAAAATGTGAAACAAACTGTAGTGGCTTCAAAATTAGCAAATGCTGGGGCTGGTTCTCAAAATTATGTCAACAACCCACCTCCAACGGACTATCTGGAaactgcttcttcagcaaCTTCAGTGTGGCTTTCCCAGAATGATGGACTTCTTCATCCAAATTTCCCTATGTCCAACTTCAGCCAGCCTCAGATGTTCAAAGATGCTCCTCCTGAAACTGAAATCCATCCTCCTAACACAAGTAATAATGCATTGTTTGGAATCAACAGTGATGGTCAACTGGGTTTCCCTATGGGAACAGATGATTTCCTGTCGAATGGAATTGATGCTGCCAAGTACGAGAACCATATCTCAACAGAAATTGATAATGGCTATAGAATTCCAAAGGATGCACAGCAAGAAATATCATCCTCAATGGTTTCACAGTCATTTGGTGCATCAGATATGGCATTTAATTCAATTGACTCTGCACTGAATGATGGTGGCTTTTTGAACCGGAGTTCTTggcctcctgctcctccctTAAAGAGGATGAGGACATTCACCAAG GTATATAAGCGAGGAGCTGTGGGCCGCTCCATTGACATTAGTCAGTTCTCAGGATATGATGAATTAAAGCACGCTCTGGCACGCATGTTCAGCATAGAGGGGCAACTTGAAGAACGGCAGAGAATCGGTTGGAAGCTTGTTTACAAGGATCATGAAGATGACATCCTACTTCTTGGCGACGACCCGTGGGA GGAATTTGTGGGTTGTGTAAGGTGCATCAGGATCCTTTCACCCCAAGAAGTACAGCAGATGAGCTTGGAGGGCTGTGATCTGGGGAACAACAGCATTCCCCCAAACCAGGCCTGCAGCAGCTCAGACGGAGGGAACGCGTGGAGGGCTCGCTGCGACCAGAACTCCGGTAACCCTTCCAATGGCTCATATGAACAATTCGAATGA
- the LOC102707691 gene encoding AIG2-like protein D yields the protein MAPPPAAASAGAGAHNVFVYGSLMADEVVRAIIKRVPASSPALLPNYHRFNIKERIYPAILPAQSKKVAGKVIMGVTDAELHILDEFEDVEYVRRKVEISLTDTSETMLADTYVWADAEDPNLYGEWDFEEWKKLHMKDFLAMTLGFMHGLEQPESKSRVETYQSFMQDIEQPGTRTTEVEI from the exons atggcgccgccgcccgccgcagctTCCGCCGGGGCCGGGGCGCACAACGTGTTCGTGTACGGGAGCCTCATGGCGGACGAGGTCGTGCGCGCCATCATCAAGCGCGtcccggcctcctcccccgcgCTCCTCCCCAACTA CCACAGGTTCAACATCAAGGAACGGATTTATCCTGCAATCCTACCTGCTCAAAGCAAGAAAGTTGCTGGCAAG GTCATCATGGGTGTTACTGATGCAGAGCTCCATATTCTGGATGAATTTGAAGATGTGGAATACGTCAGGAGGAAAGTTGAGATATCATTAACT GATACTTCAGAGACAATGCTTGCTGACACCTATGTATGGGCTGATGCAGAGGATCCAAATCTTTATGGTGAATGGGATTTTGAG GAGTGGAAGAAGCTGCACATGAAAGATTTCCTTGCGATGACGCTCGGATTCATGCATGGTCTCGAACAGCCTGAATCGAAGTCCAGGGTTGAAACCTACCAATCATTTATGCAGGACATCGAACAGCCTGGGACGAGGACGACCGAGGTTGAGATATGA
- the LOC102709571 gene encoding protein APEM9 has product MLQAEAERELPAMGTSAQEPEPVLWKQIDEAERYLVSGLFEQAVSIALYVSSKVHSAAMQSSCDHDELLEMLELAGMVLVQALKELKRTSEMFIQLKTIYGSVASIPLKIFIIGATMQMAEGSVSDLRPIFEEYLAKWRYTDDQIYVLNEGKNSSSNGLVVMSVMAPEQYFELAELYTVTLLSVVSHDTKAAISWTESSELMDQNRQDLLKKLHALQSAANLGVKPSESTERNLITSQNGSTSPAHEDAPKGSAPMYNGSVNGLRKALPKSIQPPFQHVTNQFDPLFWWFHSFRIKLGKIHVVLPSGKVMFLFSLLFSTMYILRRKGAALKRTAFQQLSSLRRAFLDALQLAFSTQMNPLAAVQ; this is encoded by the exons ATGCttcaggcggaggcggagcgggAGCTCCCTGCCATGGGGACCTCAGCCCAGGAGCCGGAGCCGGTTCTCTGGAAGCAAATTGACGAAGCCGAGCG CTATCTGGTCAGTGGATTGTTCGAGCAGGCCGTGTCCATTGCCTTGTATGTATCCAGTAAAGTACATTCGGCTGCTATGCAAAGTTCATGTGACCACGATGAGCTTCTGGAGATGCTTGAATTAGCCGGTATGGTACTTGTTCAGGCACTTAAAGAACTCAAGAG GACATCTGAAATGTTTATTCAGCTTAAGACAATCTATGGTTCAGTGGCATCAATAccattgaaaattttcattataGG GGCTACAATGCAAATGGCAGAAGGATCTGTGTCTGATCTTAGACCAATCTTCGAGGAATACCTTGCTAAATGGAGATATActgatgatcaaatttatgttttaaatgaAGGAAAGAACAGCTCCTCAAATGGATTGGTTGTTATGTCAGTTATGGCACCTGAACAATATTTTGAGTTGGCAGAACTGTATACAGTAACATTGCTTAGTGTTGTCTCTCATGATACGAAAGCTGCTATCTCATGGACTGAAAGTTCTGAGTTGATGGACCAAAATCGGCAG GACCTGTTGAAAAAACTTCATGCATTACAATCGGCAGCTAATCTGGGGGTAAAACCATCAGAATCAACAGAAAGAAACCTTATCACTTCTCAGAATGGCTCAACATCACCAGCACATGAGGATGCTCCTAAAGGCTCAGCACCCATGTATAATGGGAGTGTAAATGGACTTAGAAAGGCCTTACCAAAATCCATTCAACCTCCTTTTCAACACGTCACAAATCAATTTGATCCATTGTTTTGGTGGTTTCATTCATTTCGCATAAAACTTGGAAAGATACATGTGGTTCTACCAAGTGGTAAAGTTATGTTTCTGTTTTCGCTGCTGTTCTCGACAATGTACATTCTACGGAGGAAAGGTGCTGCGTTGAAGAG GACTGCATTCCAACAGCTTTCATCTCTGAGACGGGCGTTCCTTGATGCCCTGCAACTCGCCTTCTCCACCCAGATGAATCCACTAGCTGCTGTTCAATAG
- the LOC102707977 gene encoding probable serine/threonine-protein kinase PBL17, giving the protein MHRWLVASCGDIRAARLSRRRGDAPKSAPPSPSPSPPRQRLRKTGSEAAMMLAVPKDVEEFRTMSAYGNNLELFTYDQLRAATGDFSAERIVGEGGFGVVYKGVIHGAEVAVKQLNPDGHQGDREWLTEVSYLGQYSHPNLVELIGYCCDDDHRLLVYEYMANGSLENHLFRRSCNLSWTTRVKIALDVARGLAFLHGGDRPIIYRDFKTSNILLDADAKAKLSDFGLAKEGPRGGKTHVSTRVMGTYGYAAPEYVATGHLTAMSDVYGFGVVLLEMLVGRRALEPAANRRAAGRRDGGGGCSLVDWARPILIRSKKLERIVDLRMGLQQLHGGVERVARLAYDCLSQNPKVRPSMGRVVQTLEAVLADEHRHHAAAAAAAPGAAE; this is encoded by the exons ATGCACCGGTGGCTCGTCGCCAGCTGCGGCGACAtccgggcggcgcggctgtcCCGCCGCCGAG GCGACGCGCCCAAgtcagcgccgccgtcgccgtcgccgtcgccgccgaggcaGAGGCTGAGGAAGACGGGGTCGGAGGCGGCGATGATGCTGGCGGTGCCCAAGGACGTGGAGGAGTTCCGGACCATGTCGGCGTACGGCAACAACCTCGAGCTCTTCACGTACGACCAGCTGCGGGCCGCCACCGGCGACTTCAGCGCCGAGCGGatcgtcggcgagggcggcttCGGCGTCGTCTACAAGGGCGTCATCCACGGCGCCGAGGTCGCCGTCAAGCAGCTCAACCCCGACGGCCACCAGGGCGACCGGGAGTGGCTG ACGGAGGTGAGCTACCTGGGTCAGTACAGCCACCCGAACCTGGTGGAGCTCATCGGCTACTGCTGCGACGACGATCACCGGCTGCTGGTCTACGAGTACATGGCCAATGGCAGCCTCGAGAACCACCTCTTCCGAC GTTCATGCAACCTCTCATGGACGACGCGGGTGAAGATAGCGCTCGACGTGGCCAGAGGGCTCGCCTtcctccacggcggcgaccggccgaTCATCTACCGCGACTTCAAGACCTCGAACATCCTGCTCGACGCG gaTGCGAAGGCGAAGCTGTCGGATTTCGGGCTGGCGAAGGAGGGGCCGCGGGGAGGGAAGACGCACGTGTCGACGAGGGTGATGGGGACGTACGGCTACGCGGCGCCGGAGTACGTGGCGACGGGGCACCTGACGGCGATGAGCGACGTGTACGGCTTCGGCGTCGTGCTGCTGGAGATGCTGGTGGGGCGGCGGGCGCTGGAGCCGGCGGCAAACCGGAGGGCGGCGgggcgccgcgacggcggcggcggctgcagcCTCGTGGACTGGGCGCGGCCGATCCTCATCCGGAGCAAGAAGCTGGAGAGGATCGTCGACCTGCGGATGGGcctgcagcagctgcacggcggcgtcgagcgggtggcgcggctcgccTACGACTGCCTCAGCCAGAACCCCAAGGTGAGGCCGTCCATGGGCAGGGTCGTGCAGACGCTCGAggccgtcctcgccgacgaACACCgtcaccacgccgccgccgccgccgctgctccgggCGCCGCCGAGTGA
- the LOC102709851 gene encoding squamosa promoter-binding-like protein 12, which yields MASFGMNNWNQKSPMFWDWENPALFGPNSMENSKIVPHPESRGVVVGAANHGSTNSSSGGMFTSSSELANGSSKSSLSASFDSSSKLGNSLEFRFASVKGHGKNTSKDGEAARVEDSGTSPAVAVSHGEPIIGLKLGKRTYFENVCGGQNVKSSAASGATCPSTVAKKAKASQQNTQSSYCQVEGCKVDLSTAREYHRKHKVCEAHSKAPKVTVSGLERRFCQQCSRFHGLSEFDQKKKSCRRRLSDHNARRRKPQQETISFGSSRLATMFYDARQQTDIYFGQSPFGQVRSNAISSCDNLGGFKFTEAKLPWMKPMKTVGLEELHFSTLQMPNNVVAQTVHHHDFDGLIPFKGNTTKVLNKGVETSAVVSSNSNGAPDLRRALSLLSSDFWGPADVQPSSQVHPGGVMPPLATVAAPTNPANVMHHALHHPSPGGFWQDDEPPPPLDHAAQVQAFMHLGSSSDSGYGHLH from the exons TCAGAAGAGCCCCATGTTCTGGGATTGGGAAAATCCAGCACTGTTTGGTCCGAACTCAATGGAAAATTCCAAGATCGTACCTCACCCTGAATCTAGAGGTGTGGTTGTCGGTGCTGCAAATCATGGATCCACCAATTCATCATCCGGTGGCATGTTCACTTCCAGCTCGGAGCTAGCCAATGGTTCATCCAAGAGCTCCCTGTCGGCGTCGTTTGATTCTTCATCCAAGCTGGGGAATAGCTTAGAGTTCAGGTTTGCTTCTGTCAAAGGGCATGGCAAGAACACGAGCAAGGATGGGGAGGCTGCTCGAGTTGAAGACTCAGGCACTTCTCCAGCCGTGGCAGTCAGCCATGGCGAGCCGATAATAGGCCTGAAGTTAGGAAAGAGGACTTACTTCGAAAATGTTTGTGGAGGGCAGAATGTCAAGAGCTCTGCAGCTTCAGGTGCGACCTGTCCATCTACTGTGGCCAAGAAGGCAAAGGCGTCTCAGCAGAACACACAAAGTTCATACTGTCAAGTTGAAGGCTGCAAGGTTGATCTGTCCACTGCGAGAGAATACCATCGGAAGCACAAAGTCTGTGAAGCTCATTCTAAGGCTCCAAAGGTTACTGTTTCTGGTCTGGAGCGCCGTTTTTGCCAACAGTGTAGTCG GTTTCATGGTTTATCTGAATTTgaccagaaaaagaaaagctgtCGCAGGCGTCTCTCTGATCATAATGCACGAAGAAGGAAACCGCAACAAGAGACAATTTCATTTGGTTCATCAAGGCTCGCCACAATGTTCTATG ATGCAAGGCAGCAGACAGATATCTACTTTGGCCAATCTCCTTTTGGCCAAGTGAGAAGCAATGCAATTTCTTCATGTGATAACCTGGGAGGCTTCAAGTTTACAGAAGCAAAACTCCCCTGGATGAAGCCAATGAAAACTGTAGGCCTTGAGGAGCTACATTTTTCTACACTGCAGATGCCAAACAATGTTGTGGCACAAACGGTGCATCATCACGATTTTGATGGGCTCATTCCATTCAAGGGAAACACCACGAAAGTCCTCAACAAAG GTGTGGAAACTTCTGCCGTCGTCTCCTCCAACTCGAATGGAGCACCGGATCTTCGGCgtgctctctctcttctgTCAAGCGATTTCTGGGGTCCGGCCGACGTCCAGCCAAGCTCCCAGGTTCATCCCGGCGGAGTGATGCCGCCcctcgccaccgtcgccgccccgaCGAACCCTGCGAATGTGATGCACCATGCTCTGCACCACCCATCCCCGGGAGGATTCTGGCAGGACGAcgagccgccgcccccgctcgATCATGCCGCGCAGGTCCAGGCGTTCATGCACctcggcagcagcagcgactcCGGCTATGGCCACCTGCACTGA